GCTCGCCGCCGCGTCCGAGACACCTTGATCGCGGCAATAAACTCTTCCCAATGACCCAATCCAAAAAGTTCAAAAACCCCCGCGCCAACCATGATTTCAAAGGGCGCACTTGTTCCATCACCGGCGTCGGCTCCTATGTCCCGTCACGCGTCGTGACCAATGCCGACCTGGAAAAACTCGTGGACACTTCCGACGAATGGATTTTCTCCCGCACGGGCATCAAGGAACGGCGCGTCGCCGCCACGGATGAATTTACCTCCGACCTGGCCGCGCACGCCGCGGAACGCGCGATGAAAAAAGCCGGCGTGAAGCCCGAGCAAATTGATTTGATCATCGTCGCGACCATCACGCCCGACATGCCGTTTCCTTCGACCGCATGTCTCGTGCAGCAAAAGATCGGCGCGTATCGCGCGGCGGCGTTTGATATTGAGGCGGCGTGCTCGGGATTTATTTATGGCCTGGAGATCGGCCAGCAGTTCATCATGTCGCGCACGTACGACACGGTGCTGGTGATCGGCGCGGAAAAACTTTCGTCCATCATCAACTGGAGCGATCGCAATACCTGTGTGCTGTTCGGCGACGGCGCGGGCGCGGCGATTTTGCAGAATCGTCCCAACTCCCACGGCTTGCTCACCGCGTGCATGGGCGCGGATGGACAAAAAGCCGATCTGCTTTCGATGCCCGCGGGCGGCAGCCGTTGTCCCGCGAGCGCGCAATCGGTCGCGGCTGGACTGCATTATTTACGCATGGACGGCAAGGAAGCTTTTAAGAATGCCGTGCAGGCGATGGACACCGCCGCGCGCGAGTGCCTGCGCCGTTGCGAAATTGATATCACACAAATCAAATGCATCATTCCGCATCAGGCGAACCAGCGCATCATTGACGCCGTCGGCAAGCGTATCAATGCCGCGCCCGAACAAATTTTCATGAACCTGGAAAAATACGGTAATACTTCCGCGGCGTCCGTGGCGATCGCGCTCGACGAGGCGGTGGAGACGGGCCGGGTCCAGCGTGGCGACTTGATTTTACTGGTGGTTTTCGGCGCGGGGCTTACGTGGGGCGCGGCAGTCATCGAATGGTAAAAATTTGACGAAACGGGGCTTTGTGATAAGGTAATTTACTACTATGAGCGCTAGAAAACTCGATACTGCCAATGCTTTTTCATCAGCCGTTACCGTTCAAACCCGCCAGACCTGCCTCTCGCTGTCGCCGGATCAGGTACGCGTGCGCCGCAATGGAGTTGAGTTTCGTTCTGACTCACCGATCAGCGCGTGGACGGAGATGACCGTCACGCTGCAATCCACCAAGGATGCCGGGCGGGTTCATTGCACCGGAGTCGTCGTGGCCTGCAATGGCAATCGCCACAATGGCTACACTGTCTCGATGGTTTTCACCAGTTTGTCGAAGCAGGCGCAAGCGCGTCTCGATCTTCTTGCCTATTCTTGATTCTTGACTAGCGTCCCGACGGTTGGTTCTGGTAAATCTTCGGCATGGAATTGTTTCATCGTATCTTGAAGCTCGCGGTTGACGGCGGAGCTTCCGACATTCATGTCAAAGTTGGCACACCCGTTATTTTTCGCATTAGCCGGCAACTCATCGCGATTGAGGCGCCGCTTCCGACCGAGGATTGGATGAATATGGTCGTGAAAAAAATCACGCCCGTACATCTTCACAAGCGCCTCGAAGAAGAGCGCGAAGTGGATTTCTCCTATTACGAGCCATCCGTGGGCCGTTTTCGCACGAACCTTTTCCAGCAGCGCGGACAATTTTGTCTTGCGATGCGCTTTGTGAAAACCACCGTGCCGAGTTTTGAAGATCTCGGTTTGCCGGGCATACTTCGGAAGATCGCGGAATCGCCGCGTGGAATTGTGCTCGTCGCGGGTTCCACGGGTTCGGGGAAATCAACGTCACTCGCGGCGATGATCGAACACATCAACGCCAATTCCAAAAAGCACATTGTGACGATGGAAGACCCGATTGAATTTGTCTTCGAGGACAATCAATCCGTCATCGAGCAGCGCGAAGTTGGCCTCGACACGCTTTCCTTCGAGCACGCGCTCAAACACGTTTTGCGCCAGGACCCGGACATCATCATGATCGGCGAAATGCGCGATGCCACCAGTTTCACCGCGGCGATGAGCGCGGCGGACACCGGCCATCTGGTGCTTTCGACCTTGCACACGACCAACGCGGCGCAATCCGTGGGACGTATTCTTGACTTTTTCAAAGCGGAAGAACGCGAACAAGTGCGGCGTCAGTTAGCCGGCACGCTGCAAGCGGTGATCTGCCAGCGCATGGTGGGAACGGTCGCGGGTGGCGTGACTCCGGCCGTCGAAATCCTGATCAACACCGGCACGGTCAAGAAATTGATCGAAGAAAATCGGCTGGAAAAATTGGGGGCGGCCATCGAAACCGG
This genomic window from Verrucomicrobiia bacterium contains:
- a CDS encoding beta-ketoacyl-ACP synthase III, which gives rise to MTQSKKFKNPRANHDFKGRTCSITGVGSYVPSRVVTNADLEKLVDTSDEWIFSRTGIKERRVAATDEFTSDLAAHAAERAMKKAGVKPEQIDLIIVATITPDMPFPSTACLVQQKIGAYRAAAFDIEAACSGFIYGLEIGQQFIMSRTYDTVLVIGAEKLSSIINWSDRNTCVLFGDGAGAAILQNRPNSHGLLTACMGADGQKADLLSMPAGGSRCPASAQSVAAGLHYLRMDGKEAFKNAVQAMDTAARECLRRCEIDITQIKCIIPHQANQRIIDAVGKRINAAPEQIFMNLEKYGNTSAASVAIALDEAVETGRVQRGDLILLVVFGAGLTWGAAVIEW
- a CDS encoding PilT/PilU family type 4a pilus ATPase, yielding MELFHRILKLAVDGGASDIHVKVGTPVIFRISRQLIAIEAPLPTEDWMNMVVKKITPVHLHKRLEEEREVDFSYYEPSVGRFRTNLFQQRGQFCLAMRFVKTTVPSFEDLGLPGILRKIAESPRGIVLVAGSTGSGKSTSLAAMIEHINANSKKHIVTMEDPIEFVFEDNQSVIEQREVGLDTLSFEHALKHVLRQDPDIIMIGEMRDATSFTAAMSAADTGHLVLSTLHTTNAAQSVGRILDFFKAEEREQVRRQLAGTLQAVICQRMVGTVAGGVTPAVEILINTGTVKKLIEENRLEKLGAAIETGMDDGMQNFNQALFQLVKDQKVSEKEALAKASNAQALEMNFKGIFLDEGRRILG